Proteins found in one Promicromonospora sukumoe genomic segment:
- a CDS encoding arylsulfatase codes for MADSPNILVIWGDDIGITNISAYSDGVMGYRTRNIDRIAAEGARFTDYYGEQSCTAGRAAFITGQNPYRTGLTKVGMPGAEIGLQAEDPTIATALKDRGYATGQFGKNHLGDRDEHLPTLHGFDEFFGNLYHLNAEEEPELDDYPRPEDYPDFRERFGPRGVLHSWANGDGTQRIEDTGPLTRQRMETVDEEFRDAAVGFMRDKAAADQPFFVWFNSTHMHFRTHGKPESRGRAGRWQSVYHDTMLDHDDLVGSLLDELDALGIAENTIVVYSTDNGPHMNSWPDGGMTPFRNEKNSNWEGAYRVPAMVRWPGHVPEGTVLNGLFSHADWFVTLLAAAGEPVIADRLREGTDLGGTRYKVHLDGHDQLSYLTGESPVSAREHFFYVSDDGDLTALRFDNWKMVFLEQRAAGTLDIWLEPYVELRAPKIFNLRTDPFERADITSNTYFDWMLDHIWLAVPAQAYVARMLATLVEFPARQEPASFSIDQVLAKLTSGAPGA; via the coding sequence GTGGCCGACTCACCGAACATCCTCGTGATCTGGGGCGACGACATCGGGATCACGAACATCAGCGCCTACTCCGACGGCGTGATGGGGTACCGCACGAGGAACATCGACCGGATCGCCGCCGAGGGGGCGCGGTTCACCGACTACTACGGCGAGCAGAGCTGCACCGCCGGCCGCGCCGCCTTCATCACCGGGCAGAACCCGTACCGCACCGGGCTCACCAAGGTAGGCATGCCGGGCGCGGAGATCGGGCTGCAGGCCGAGGACCCGACGATCGCCACCGCGCTCAAGGACCGCGGGTACGCCACCGGCCAGTTCGGCAAGAACCACCTCGGGGACCGCGACGAGCACCTGCCGACCCTGCACGGCTTCGACGAGTTCTTCGGCAACCTCTACCACCTCAACGCCGAGGAGGAGCCCGAGCTGGACGACTACCCGCGGCCGGAGGACTATCCCGACTTCCGGGAGCGGTTCGGCCCGCGCGGCGTTCTCCATTCCTGGGCGAACGGCGACGGTACGCAGCGCATCGAGGACACCGGGCCGTTGACGCGCCAGCGGATGGAGACGGTCGACGAGGAGTTCCGGGACGCGGCGGTCGGCTTCATGCGCGACAAGGCCGCCGCCGACCAGCCGTTCTTCGTCTGGTTCAACTCGACGCACATGCACTTCCGCACGCACGGCAAGCCGGAGAGCAGGGGCCGCGCGGGCCGGTGGCAGTCGGTCTACCACGACACGATGCTCGACCACGACGACCTCGTGGGCAGCCTGCTGGACGAGCTCGACGCGCTCGGCATCGCGGAGAACACGATCGTCGTCTACTCCACGGACAACGGCCCGCACATGAACAGCTGGCCCGACGGCGGGATGACGCCGTTCCGCAACGAGAAGAACTCCAACTGGGAGGGCGCCTACCGCGTGCCGGCCATGGTGCGCTGGCCCGGTCACGTCCCGGAGGGCACGGTGCTCAACGGCCTCTTCAGCCACGCCGACTGGTTCGTGACGCTGCTGGCCGCGGCGGGGGAGCCCGTCATCGCGGACCGGCTCCGCGAGGGCACGGACCTCGGCGGGACGCGCTACAAGGTGCACCTGGACGGGCACGACCAGCTCTCCTACCTCACGGGGGAGAGCCCGGTGTCCGCGCGCGAGCACTTCTTCTACGTGTCCGACGACGGCGACCTGACCGCCCTGCGCTTCGACAACTGGAAGATGGTGTTCCTGGAGCAGCGCGCCGCCGGCACCCTCGACATCTGGCTGGAGCCCTACGTCGAGCTGCGGGCGCCCAAGATCTTCAACCTGCGGACCGACCCGTTCGAGCGCGCGGACATCACGTCCAACACCTACTTCGACTGGATGCTGGACCACATCTGGCTGGCGGTGCCCGCCCAGGCGTACGTCGCCAGGATGCTGGCGACGCTCGTCGAGTTCCCCGCCCGTCAGGAGCCGGCGTCGTTCAGCATCGACCAGGTGCTGGCCAAGCTCACGTCGGGCGCCCCGGGCGCATGA